In the genome of Euleptes europaea isolate rEulEur1 chromosome 7, rEulEur1.hap1, whole genome shotgun sequence, one region contains:
- the SAC3D1 gene encoding SAC3 domain-containing protein 1, with translation MGGSEQAPAGTCPGMCPAGELERRRRQRRLHALELGPPERAVKEYTRPAAGKEPLRPEELRPPAVLLATVRHLLGEAGRARPDVPAAQQCAFVSDRLRAVRLDLAVQRVSGLPCAAVLERSLVYLLRAGHRLCGEPPARFDAHLHGAQVQECFASLRRAYRDREGRRAAAQPLFQALFLLYNLGSPDALWQILQLPSHIRASPELSTARAINLAYLERNFARFFSLARELPYLQSCALHPYVAGARRLALLTFSHGFSSKNCRYPLDRLARLLAVDSLEEAEALCRAQGLTTLEGSVVFQKGSFKDSSPLEHRPSCLLVDGKWGEATLQEYTEGICS, from the exons ATGGGCGGCTCGGAGCAGGCCCCGGCGGGGACGTGCCCGGGGATGTGTCCGGCCGGCGAGCTGGAGCGGCGCCGGCGCCAGCGGCGGCTGCACGCCTTGGAGCTGGGGCCGCCCGAGCGGGCGGTGAAGGAGTACACGCGGCCGGCCGCCGGCAAGGAGCCCCTGCGGCCCGAGGAGCTGCGGCCGCCGGCGGTGCTGCTGGCCACGGTGCGCCACCTGCTGGGCGAAGCGGGCCGCGCGCGCCCCGACGTCCCCGCCGCCCAGCAGTGCGCCTTCGTGAGCGACCGCCTGCGCGCCGTGCGCCTCGACCTGGCGGTGCAGCGCGTCTCCGGCCTGCCCTGCGCCGCCGTGCTGGAGCGCTCGCTCGTCTACCTGCTGCGCGCCGGGCACCGGCTCTGCGGGGAGCCGCCCGCCCGCTTCGACGCCCACCTGCATGGGGCCCAGGTGCAGGAGTGCTTCGCCTCCTTGCGCCGCGCCTACCGGGACCGGGAGggccgccgcgccgccgcccAGCCCCTCTTCCAAGCGCTCTTCTTGCTGTACAACCTGG GCTCACCGGATGCCCTCTGGCAGATCTTACAGCTCCCCAGTCACATCCGAGCCTCCCCTGAACTTTCCACAGCGCGGGCGATCAACTTGGCTTACTTGGAGCGTAACTTTGCCCGCTTCTTCAGCCTAGCCCGGGAGCTGCCCTACCTGCAGAGCTGCGCCCTCCATCCGTACGTGGCAGGGGCCCGCCGCCTAGCCCTGCTCACCTTCAGCCACGGCTTCAGCAGCAAGAACTGCCGCTACCCTTTGGATCGCCTGGCCCGCTTGCTGGCTGTGGACAGCCTCGAGGAGGCTGAAGCGTTGTGCCGAGCGCAGGGTTTGACGACGCTGGAGGGAAGCGTCGTCTTCCAGAAAGGATCTTTCAAGGACTCCAGTCCTCTAGAGCACAGGCCTTCCTGCCTGCTTGTGGATGGGAAGTGGGGAGAGGCTACTCTTCAGGAGTACACAGAGGGCATCTGCAGCTGA
- the SNX15 gene encoding sorting nexin-15 has product MSRRAKDEYQRHYAVTDTRTHPKGYTEYKVTAKFVSKVNPEDVKEIVVWKRYSDFKKLHGDLAYTHRNLFRRLEDFPPFPKAQVFGRFEPKVIEERRKAAEVMLHFTVHIPALNNSPQLKEFFRGGEGERPLENCALVSLPPPLIPVPSEGVEPGEDALVSDVDHGLLGLDSEQDHSRAAEAARKDCDREPQKKEGGDRSSPQNCEDEALDALFAYAGEEEGEEEKEMSSPSRCPLSVQELALFDPFAEEALGAASSSPARASLEDAPAHSPPSAGILQPAQEGAAASDPGAYLSLATERIKHALESEAAEDYEGAFHGYRSGVDLLLQGLQGDPDAARREAVKKKTAEYLRRAEEICQQHLRHLHL; this is encoded by the exons tttgTCTCAAAAGTGAACCCCGAAGATGTCAAGGAG ATTGTGGTCTGGAAACGGTACAGCGACTTTAAGAAGCTGCACGGAGACCTGGCGTACACCCACCGTAACCTCTTCCGACGCCTGGAGGActttcctccttttcccaaaGCCCAAGTCTTTG GCCGATTTGAGCCCAAGGTGATAGAGGAGCGGAGGAAGGCCGCGGAGGTCATGCTGCATTTCACAGTGCATATCCCTGCTTTGAACAACAGTCCTCAGCTCAAGGAGTTCTTCCGG ggtggggaaggggagaggccttTGGAAAACTGTGCCTTggtttctctgcctccccctctgaTCCCCGTGCCGTCAGAAGGAGTGGAGCCTGGCGAGGATGCTCTGGTGTCTGACGTGGACCACGGACTCCTGGGCCTGGACTCTGAGCAGGATCACAGCAGAGCTGCAGAGGCAGCAAGGAAAGACTGTGATCGGGAGCCTCAGAAGAAGGAGGGAG GGGACCGCTCTTCACCCCAAAACTGTGAAGACGAAGCCCTGGACGCTCTCTTTGCGTatgctggggaggaggagggagaagaagagaaggaaatgaGCTCGCCTTCCCGCTGCCCCCTGTCGGTCCAGGAGCTGGCCCTGTTTGACCCGTTCGCTGAGGAAG CCTTGGGTGCAGCCAGCTCCTCCCCTGCTCGTGCTTCCTTGGAAGATGCACCAGCGCATTCTCCCCCGAGCGCAGGGATTCTGCAACCAGCCCAGGAAGGAGCAGCCGCATCAGACCCCGGTGCGTACCTGTCTTTGGCCACCGAGCGTATCAAGCACGCCTTGGAGAGCGAAGCGGCTGAGGACTACGAgggggctttccatggctaccGCAGCGGTGTTGACTTGCTGCTCCAGGGCCTGCAAG GCGATCCAGATGCAGCCCGCAGGGAGGCTGTGAAGAAGAAGACGGCGGAATACTTACGGAGGGCTGAGGAGATCTGTCAGCAACACCTGAGGCATCTGCACCTTTGA